The following proteins come from a genomic window of Pseudomonas hygromyciniae:
- a CDS encoding efflux RND transporter periplasmic adaptor subunit, whose amino-acid sequence MHIQRKTTLIVLAVVALAVVAWVATRPAKTKLSAATAIPVRVVSVAQQDVPRFVSGIGSVLSLHSVVIRPQVDGILTQLRVKEGQLVKAGDLLASIDDRAIRASLDQAKAQLGESQAQLQVAQVNLKRYKALSIDDGVSKQTYDQQQALVNQLKATAQGNQAAIDAAQVQLSYTQIRSPVSGRVGIRNVDEGNFLRTSDTQGLFSVTQIDPIAVEFSLPQQMLPTLQGLIAAPHPASVDAFLGADTDSPAAVLLGEGRLSLIDNQISASTGTIRAKAEFSNTAQTLWPGQLVTVKIQTALDQAALVVPPTVVQRGMDSHFVYRLNGNKVDVVPVQVTYQNSDLTIVTGVQPGDVLVSDGQSRLKAGAQVEVLKEPPQVIQTAQAQAQP is encoded by the coding sequence ATGCACATTCAACGCAAAACCACCTTGATTGTGCTCGCCGTCGTGGCCCTGGCGGTCGTGGCCTGGGTCGCGACCCGGCCGGCCAAGACCAAGCTGTCCGCCGCCACCGCGATCCCGGTGCGGGTGGTCAGTGTCGCTCAGCAGGACGTTCCGCGGTTTGTCAGCGGCATCGGCTCGGTGCTGTCGCTGCACAGTGTGGTGATTCGCCCGCAAGTCGACGGCATCCTCACCCAATTGCGGGTCAAGGAAGGGCAACTGGTCAAAGCCGGCGACCTGTTGGCGAGCATCGATGACCGGGCGATCCGCGCCAGCCTCGACCAGGCCAAGGCCCAGTTGGGCGAAAGCCAGGCGCAGTTGCAGGTGGCGCAGGTCAATCTCAAGCGCTACAAGGCGTTGAGCATCGACGATGGTGTGTCGAAGCAGACTTACGACCAGCAGCAAGCCCTGGTCAACCAGCTCAAGGCCACGGCCCAGGGCAACCAGGCGGCGATTGATGCGGCCCAGGTCCAGCTTTCCTACACACAGATTCGCTCCCCCGTCAGCGGTCGGGTAGGGATTCGCAATGTGGATGAAGGCAATTTCCTGCGTACCAGCGACACCCAAGGCCTGTTCTCGGTGACGCAGATCGACCCGATCGCAGTGGAGTTTTCCCTGCCACAGCAGATGCTGCCCACCCTGCAAGGCCTGATCGCCGCGCCACACCCGGCCAGTGTCGATGCGTTCCTGGGTGCCGACACCGATAGCCCGGCGGCGGTCCTGCTCGGCGAGGGCCGCCTGAGCCTGATCGATAACCAGATCAGCGCCAGCACCGGCACCATCCGCGCCAAGGCCGAGTTCAGCAATACCGCGCAAACACTGTGGCCGGGGCAATTGGTCACGGTGAAGATTCAGACCGCCCTCGACCAGGCCGCCCTGGTGGTGCCGCCGACGGTGGTCCAGCGCGGCATGGACTCGCACTTCGTGTACCGCCTCAATGGCAACAAGGTGGACGTGGTGCCCGTGCAGGTGACCTACCAGAACAGCGACCTGACGATTGTCACCGGCGTGCAGCCCGGTGATGTGCTGGTCAGTGACGGCCAGTCACGCCTCAAGGCCGGCGCCCAGGTGGAGGTGCTCAAGGAGCCGCCGCAAGTGATCCAGACCGCCCAAGCGCAGGCCCAGCCATGA